A part of Corynebacterium lactis RW2-5 genomic DNA contains:
- a CDS encoding magnesium transporter MgtE N-terminal domain-containing protein, with the protein MSTINRVYAGRLSGMFVRNSDGDAIGRVRDVVVRLREHGKTSSALGLVVEMTDKRRVFIPMGRVAVEPNEILLLSGQISMKTFRTRPGESTIIGDLVGAKIQIDDPELDHLHGVPQELTDIELERNRTRDWILTKVAALGPKKGLRGRRDVAVAPWNHIHGLGAGTSPKAADANLVGEVLDMRPADAARYISTLETDRRRTIAEALDDEMLADIIQELPDEDQAEVLEDLTIERAADILEEMDPDDAADLLGELDTNRADVLLDLMAPEESQALRRLMDFEPDTVGGLMTSDPLVLQPTATVAEALARARDPELPTSLSSMVFVTRPPTATPTGRYLGCVHLQKLLREPPSTQIGGILDPDLPPLYAEDNDDTAARYFATYNLVSGPVVDNEGHLLGALAVDDLLDHLLPEDWREAGIRPGSEQPN; encoded by the coding sequence ATGTCTACAATCAACCGTGTCTACGCGGGTCGGCTCTCTGGCATGTTTGTCCGCAACTCCGATGGCGACGCCATCGGGCGCGTTCGTGACGTGGTTGTCCGCTTACGAGAACACGGCAAAACGTCCTCCGCCCTCGGCCTCGTGGTAGAGATGACCGACAAGCGCCGCGTCTTTATCCCCATGGGCCGCGTTGCGGTCGAGCCCAACGAGATTCTGCTGCTCTCGGGCCAGATCTCTATGAAAACCTTCCGCACTCGTCCTGGCGAGTCCACCATCATCGGAGACTTGGTCGGAGCGAAGATTCAGATTGATGACCCGGAACTCGACCACCTTCACGGCGTACCGCAGGAGCTCACTGACATTGAGCTGGAACGCAATCGCACCCGAGATTGGATTCTGACAAAGGTAGCTGCCCTCGGCCCGAAGAAGGGTCTGCGCGGCCGCCGCGATGTCGCGGTCGCCCCGTGGAATCACATCCATGGCCTCGGCGCCGGCACCTCCCCCAAGGCCGCCGACGCCAATCTTGTCGGCGAGGTGCTGGACATGCGCCCAGCCGACGCCGCGCGCTACATCTCGACGCTGGAGACTGACCGCCGACGCACTATCGCAGAGGCGCTTGACGACGAAATGCTGGCCGATATCATCCAGGAACTCCCAGACGAGGACCAGGCAGAAGTCCTGGAAGACCTGACTATCGAACGTGCTGCCGACATTCTGGAGGAAATGGATCCGGACGATGCAGCCGACCTTCTCGGCGAGCTCGATACCAACCGTGCCGATGTTCTCCTAGATCTCATGGCCCCGGAGGAATCCCAGGCCTTGCGCCGCCTCATGGATTTTGAGCCGGACACCGTCGGTGGCCTGATGACTTCCGACCCACTGGTTCTCCAACCCACTGCTACCGTCGCTGAGGCCCTTGCCCGGGCACGCGACCCGGAGTTGCCTACGTCCCTGTCGTCGATGGTATTTGTCACTCGCCCGCCAACAGCTACGCCGACCGGACGGTACTTAGGCTGCGTACATCTGCAAAAGTTATTGCGCGAGCCTCCATCGACCCAGATCGGCGGCATTCTCGACCCGGACCTGCCTCCCCTCTATGCCGAGGATAACGATGACACTGCAGCGCGCTACTTCGCAACCTACAACCTGGTCAGCGGCCCAGTGGTTGACAACGAGGGACACCTTTTAGGGGCCCTTGCAGTCGACGATCTCCTCGATCACCTCCTGCCGGAGGATTGGCGCGAAGCGGGCATCCGGCCCGGCTCTGAGCAGCCCAACTAA
- a CDS encoding general stress protein, with amino-acid sequence MVNGVNGGAGDGGNTPSRIGARKVPEGWPVGSFTDYAEAQAAVDELSDRDEFPVSDLTIVGVDLMQVERVVGRLTWPKVIGGGAMYGVWMGLFFGLILGLFQDDWVNPLIVGIGMGAIFGIVMAAVPYAMQNGKRDFSSTTEIVARRYDVLCNPRNAERARDLLAQRALAGRGGQGGQRGR; translated from the coding sequence ATGGTCAACGGAGTCAACGGTGGCGCAGGTGATGGCGGTAACACCCCGTCGCGGATTGGTGCCCGAAAGGTGCCGGAGGGATGGCCTGTCGGCAGTTTTACTGACTACGCCGAGGCTCAGGCGGCGGTGGATGAGCTGAGTGACCGCGATGAATTCCCCGTGTCCGACCTTACGATCGTGGGCGTGGACCTGATGCAGGTGGAGCGCGTTGTCGGCAGGCTGACTTGGCCCAAGGTCATCGGCGGAGGCGCGATGTATGGCGTATGGATGGGCCTTTTCTTCGGCCTAATCCTGGGGCTATTCCAGGACGACTGGGTCAACCCACTCATCGTCGGAATCGGCATGGGCGCCATCTTCGGCATCGTGATGGCCGCCGTGCCGTACGCGATGCAAAACGGCAAGCGGGATTTCTCTTCCACAACGGAGATTGTCGCCCGCCGCTACGACGTCCTGTGCAACCCGCGCAACGCGGAGCGCGCCCGTGACCTGCTGGCACAACGGGCGTTGGCAGGACGAGGCGGACAGGGCGGCCAGCGCGGGCGCTGA
- the sigE gene encoding RNA polymerase sigma factor SigE — MTNENSPRVSPIDGADPAVGADAVLTGTAAYDAGVGEMPSWTELVAAHADSVYGLAYRLTGNKHDAEDLTQETFMRVFRSLKSYRPGTFEGWLHRITTNLFLDMVRHRQVIRMEALPENYDRVPGTLKTPEQAVDDATLDPDLEVALAELQPDYRAVVVLCDVVGLTYEEIASTLGIKMGTVRSRIHRARSSLRASLERLERERQNTAEVVHTA, encoded by the coding sequence ATGACCAATGAGAATTCCCCGCGTGTCAGCCCTATTGATGGTGCTGACCCCGCCGTCGGTGCAGACGCTGTGCTGACCGGAACTGCCGCTTATGACGCGGGAGTGGGGGAGATGCCGTCGTGGACCGAATTGGTCGCTGCCCACGCGGATAGCGTTTACGGTCTCGCTTACCGGCTGACGGGTAATAAGCACGATGCGGAGGATCTCACGCAGGAGACCTTCATGCGCGTGTTCCGCTCTCTGAAGTCGTACCGCCCCGGCACCTTCGAGGGGTGGCTGCACCGGATTACAACTAACTTGTTCCTAGATATGGTGCGCCACCGCCAGGTCATCCGCATGGAGGCCCTGCCGGAAAACTACGATCGCGTGCCGGGCACGCTGAAGACACCTGAGCAGGCCGTGGATGACGCCACTTTGGATCCCGACCTGGAGGTTGCCCTGGCCGAGCTCCAGCCGGATTATCGCGCTGTTGTGGTTCTGTGTGACGTGGTCGGGCTGACGTATGAGGAAATCGCCTCGACTCTCGGCATTAAGATGGGCACCGTGCGCTCTCGCATCCACCGTGCCCGCTCCAGCCTCCGCGCTTCGTTGGAGCGCCTCGAGCGGGAGCGTCAGAACACCGCAGAGGTTGTTCACACCGCGTAG
- a CDS encoding S1C family serine protease, translating into MTDHPTDQPGIADSPFAPGADRAEATGGLQRGPKDPSLADAATAEPESSPWRESWSRMVAGRPARKVSAERAERKPVVPHVGVRRVIFGNDVPWRVVAASAAAVLAIGGIGGFVGGWAGKTFRADYQRVELQQVEGRPGDGSMTQIGKVAEALRPAVVSIAVQAGQVSGVGSGFVIDDKGHILTNNHVVSAVADKPDMEISVTFYDGANLKEVPAKVVGRDTKTDLAVIQVVDVAGLTVAQLGDSNKLAVGDTVIAMGSPQGLGGTVTSGIISALNRPVRLQAEGTDTDGFADAIQTDASINPGNSGGPLVDIRGAVIGINTVIYTVSGGSQGLGFSIPINSAVAVAEQLIAGEEPSHPGIGVTARTVSNGAFSGAEVATILPGGVADRDGLREGDVITAVGDRSVSSADELTVALWTVGAGNETVMKVVRDGAEMDVSIAPE; encoded by the coding sequence GTGACTGATCATCCGACCGATCAACCCGGTATTGCCGACTCTCCCTTTGCTCCCGGAGCCGATCGCGCCGAGGCCACAGGTGGTCTCCAGAGGGGGCCGAAGGATCCCTCGCTTGCCGACGCCGCCACCGCCGAGCCCGAATCATCGCCCTGGCGGGAATCCTGGTCGCGAATGGTAGCCGGCCGCCCGGCACGCAAGGTGTCTGCGGAGCGCGCTGAGCGTAAACCAGTTGTTCCGCACGTGGGCGTTCGTCGTGTAATTTTCGGAAACGACGTGCCCTGGCGCGTGGTTGCGGCCTCGGCGGCAGCAGTGCTGGCGATTGGCGGAATCGGCGGGTTCGTTGGCGGTTGGGCAGGTAAGACGTTCCGCGCCGACTATCAGCGGGTGGAACTGCAGCAGGTCGAGGGGCGCCCCGGTGATGGTTCAATGACGCAGATTGGCAAGGTTGCCGAGGCCCTGCGCCCTGCGGTTGTGTCGATTGCGGTGCAGGCCGGGCAGGTTTCGGGGGTCGGCTCGGGCTTTGTCATAGACGATAAAGGCCACATTCTCACCAACAACCACGTCGTCTCTGCTGTTGCGGATAAGCCAGACATGGAAATCTCCGTGACCTTCTACGATGGAGCAAACCTCAAGGAAGTGCCCGCCAAGGTTGTTGGCCGCGACACTAAGACGGATCTCGCGGTTATCCAGGTAGTGGATGTCGCCGGACTCACCGTGGCTCAGCTGGGGGACTCGAACAAGTTGGCAGTGGGCGACACTGTCATCGCGATGGGCTCTCCCCAGGGACTCGGCGGAACGGTAACCTCCGGCATTATCTCAGCACTGAATAGGCCCGTGCGCCTGCAGGCGGAGGGCACCGACACGGATGGTTTCGCGGATGCGATTCAAACGGATGCGTCCATCAACCCTGGTAACTCCGGTGGGCCGTTGGTAGATATCCGTGGCGCAGTTATTGGCATCAACACCGTGATTTACACAGTCTCCGGTGGCTCCCAGGGGCTTGGTTTTTCCATCCCGATTAATTCGGCGGTCGCGGTCGCGGAACAGCTCATAGCCGGTGAGGAACCATCGCATCCGGGTATCGGCGTGACGGCGAGAACCGTATCAAACGGTGCGTTTTCCGGTGCTGAAGTGGCGACGATTTTGCCGGGAGGCGTCGCGGATCGGGATGGCTTAAGAGAGGGAGATGTGATCACCGCAGTGGGAGACAGGTCGGTGTCGTCAGCAGACGAATTGACAGTTGCTCTCTGGACCGTAGGCGCCGGTAATGAAACCGTGATGAAGGTCGTCCGTGACGGGGCAGAGATGGACGTTTCCATTGCCCCGGAATAG
- a CDS encoding anti-sigma factor family protein: MARPLHDDHFLSTEHLGTEAIAAFVDGELSATAERRAQAHLLACPECRREVARQRQAAKRLRDSEALHIPPELRARLAGMCDFADPRSETSGAASGSADTRDARGLAYRRPESLSAALEQIVRGIRKGGHRQ; encoded by the coding sequence GTGGCACGGCCACTTCATGATGACCACTTCCTTTCCACCGAACATCTCGGCACGGAGGCTATCGCCGCTTTCGTCGACGGTGAGCTCTCTGCGACTGCGGAGCGCCGCGCTCAGGCCCATCTCCTGGCTTGCCCCGAGTGCCGCCGGGAGGTGGCTAGGCAGCGCCAGGCGGCCAAGCGGCTGCGGGATAGTGAGGCCCTGCATATTCCACCAGAGTTGCGTGCGCGTCTGGCGGGGATGTGTGATTTCGCAGATCCGCGCTCCGAAACCTCCGGTGCCGCCAGTGGCAGCGCCGATACTCGTGATGCGCGTGGCCTCGCGTATCGCCGCCCGGAGTCTCTGTCTGCGGCACTAGAGCAAATCGTCCGAGGAATCCGCAAAGGTGGGCATCGTCAGTGA
- a CDS encoding Mrp/NBP35 family ATP-binding protein, which yields MSTITEPEVRTALTGVEDPEVRRPITEVGMVKSISIADNNDVAVEIYLTIAGCPMKNTIVERTEAALKGLDGVGNVTVTTDVMNDEQRREFRNAVRGSASEPVIPFAQPDSRTRVFAVASGKGGVGKSSVTVNLAAALAAKGLSVGILDADVYGHSIPHMMGSEDKPHQVDDMIMPPQAHGVSLISIGHFVDDNSPVVWRGPMLHRAIQQFLADVFWGDLDVLLFDLPPGTGDIAISVAQLVPNAELLIVTTPQMAAAEVAERAGTISLQTRQRIAGVIENMSWMEMPDGSKMEVFGAGGGETVARRLTQITGGKVELLGQVPLDTSLREGGDKGTPVVVSAPEHGAGAALSAIADKLFVRRESLAGKSLGLGVTPK from the coding sequence ATGTCTACGATTACTGAACCTGAAGTACGCACCGCGCTGACAGGCGTCGAGGACCCCGAGGTTCGACGCCCGATTACCGAGGTCGGAATGGTCAAGTCCATTTCGATTGCCGATAACAACGACGTCGCGGTTGAGATTTACCTGACCATTGCCGGCTGCCCGATGAAGAACACCATCGTCGAGCGCACCGAGGCCGCCCTGAAGGGCCTCGACGGTGTTGGCAACGTCACCGTGACCACTGACGTCATGAACGATGAGCAGCGCCGGGAGTTCCGCAACGCTGTCCGCGGCAGCGCCTCCGAGCCTGTCATTCCGTTCGCACAGCCCGATTCCCGCACGCGCGTTTTCGCGGTCGCCTCGGGTAAGGGCGGCGTCGGCAAGTCTTCCGTTACCGTGAACCTCGCTGCCGCTCTGGCAGCGAAGGGCCTGTCTGTCGGCATCCTCGACGCCGATGTCTACGGCCACTCCATCCCCCACATGATGGGCTCCGAGGATAAGCCGCACCAGGTGGATGACATGATTATGCCTCCGCAGGCGCACGGCGTTTCGCTGATTTCCATCGGTCACTTCGTCGATGACAACTCCCCCGTCGTCTGGCGCGGCCCGATGCTCCACCGCGCAATTCAGCAGTTCCTCGCGGATGTGTTCTGGGGAGATCTGGACGTTCTCCTCTTCGACCTGCCTCCGGGAACCGGCGATATCGCTATCTCCGTGGCCCAGCTAGTCCCGAACGCCGAGTTGCTCATTGTCACCACTCCGCAGATGGCCGCCGCCGAGGTCGCCGAGCGCGCTGGCACTATCTCCCTCCAGACCCGTCAGCGTATCGCCGGTGTCATCGAGAACATGAGCTGGATGGAGATGCCGGACGGCTCCAAGATGGAGGTCTTCGGCGCAGGTGGCGGCGAAACCGTAGCACGTCGCCTCACCCAGATTACCGGCGGCAAGGTCGAACTGCTTGGCCAGGTCCCGCTGGACACCTCTCTCCGCGAGGGTGGAGACAAGGGCACTCCGGTTGTCGTTTCCGCCCCAGAGCACGGTGCGGGCGCGGCGCTGAGCGCTATCGCCGACAAGCTCTTCGTCCGCCGAGAGTCTCTGGCCGGCAAGTCTCTCGGCCTCGGCGTCACCCCGAAGTAG
- a CDS encoding magnesium and cobalt transport protein CorA, whose product MATQNANGNGSAKDPRNPRFANSESSKTARALRATSTARSVAKSAVSRVTKTSAASASGKAMESTAVGDALRDCGVYIGGKRLPGSFDHFTGLAEVRRFGEGFTWLSLSRPNASQMDAIAELYGLDDLTVEDALTSRQRPKIEIHDDHVVFVVRSIHYSPEGLAEDENEIIRSGQLMIVIGAEYVITIRMGMPKSDMVRISERIERNTDAIDYGPAGVLWALTDNLVDNYLRIAHQLEDRVEDMEDDVFEPKFDSDIEDVYILKREILEMRHAIEPLTPALRTLMNMRDDVVPKEISRYLSDVLDHQLVAADMVTGLDERLSSLIDAAAVKIQLQQNKDMRTISAYAAILAVPTAVAGIYGMNFENMPELKWEHGYYAVLVLMFGIVAFLVWLLRRNKWL is encoded by the coding sequence ATGGCAACTCAAAACGCCAATGGAAATGGTTCCGCCAAGGACCCCCGCAATCCTCGATTCGCCAACTCCGAAAGCTCCAAAACTGCCCGTGCTCTGAGGGCCACGTCGACGGCCCGCAGCGTGGCCAAGTCCGCGGTGTCGCGGGTAACCAAGACGAGTGCGGCGTCGGCAAGCGGAAAGGCGATGGAGTCGACCGCAGTGGGCGATGCCCTGCGCGACTGCGGCGTGTATATCGGAGGCAAGCGGCTTCCCGGATCCTTCGATCATTTCACCGGCCTGGCGGAGGTTCGGCGTTTCGGCGAGGGGTTCACATGGCTGTCTCTGTCACGGCCAAACGCCTCCCAGATGGACGCCATTGCGGAGCTCTACGGACTCGATGACCTCACCGTCGAAGACGCGCTGACCTCGCGTCAGCGCCCCAAGATCGAGATTCACGACGACCACGTGGTATTCGTCGTGCGGTCCATCCACTACTCCCCCGAGGGCCTCGCGGAGGACGAAAACGAAATCATTCGCTCAGGACAGCTGATGATTGTCATTGGCGCCGAGTACGTCATCACAATCCGGATGGGCATGCCCAAATCTGACATGGTGCGGATTAGTGAACGCATAGAACGCAACACCGACGCAATCGACTACGGACCGGCCGGAGTGCTGTGGGCGCTGACCGACAACCTGGTCGATAATTACCTGCGCATTGCCCACCAGCTTGAAGACCGCGTAGAGGATATGGAGGACGATGTCTTCGAGCCGAAGTTCGACTCGGATATTGAGGACGTGTACATCCTCAAGCGAGAGATTCTGGAAATGCGCCACGCCATCGAGCCGCTCACGCCCGCGCTCCGCACTCTGATGAACATGCGCGACGATGTCGTCCCGAAGGAAATTAGCCGATACCTCTCAGATGTCCTCGACCACCAGCTGGTCGCCGCCGACATGGTCACCGGGCTCGACGAGCGACTGTCCTCCCTCATCGACGCCGCGGCCGTGAAGATTCAGCTGCAACAGAACAAGGACATGCGCACCATCTCCGCGTACGCAGCGATTCTCGCCGTGCCGACGGCAGTTGCGGGCATCTACGGCATGAACTTTGAAAACATGCCGGAGCTCAAGTGGGAGCACGGCTACTACGCGGTGCTGGTCCTCATGTTCGGCATTGTCGCGTTCCTAGTTTGGCTGCTGCGCAGGAACAAGTGGCTGTAG
- the tatB gene encoding Sec-independent protein translocase protein TatB gives MFSNVGWGEILVLFLVGLVIVGPERLPKLVQDARAMLLAARTAINDARENLSGEFGEDFDDLRKPLQELNELRRLNPKTAITRTLFDGDDTYLDMLSGKPAVGGGAQPQQPAQPTAQAQPQAGHPGEWQNPVAQAQAQQNQAAQNQQPGGVAKSPWLDDDIL, from the coding sequence GTGTTTTCAAATGTTGGCTGGGGCGAAATCCTCGTACTCTTCCTAGTCGGTCTCGTCATCGTGGGGCCTGAGCGCCTGCCGAAATTAGTGCAGGACGCGCGTGCGATGCTGCTCGCAGCAAGGACGGCTATCAACGATGCGCGGGAAAACCTCTCGGGCGAGTTCGGCGAGGATTTCGATGATTTACGCAAGCCACTGCAGGAGCTCAACGAGTTGCGGCGGCTGAATCCGAAGACCGCCATCACACGTACGCTTTTCGACGGTGACGACACTTACCTCGACATGCTCAGCGGCAAGCCGGCTGTCGGAGGTGGGGCGCAGCCGCAACAGCCTGCACAGCCCACAGCGCAAGCGCAGCCGCAAGCCGGTCACCCCGGCGAATGGCAGAACCCAGTCGCACAGGCACAAGCCCAGCAGAATCAGGCCGCGCAGAATCAGCAGCCTGGCGGCGTAGCCAAAAGCCCCTGGCTCGACGACGACATTCTCTAA
- a CDS encoding DUF1003 domain-containing protein, with protein sequence MAKDFTSDQPREATLADRSTKERHVKDRTRLDTPVVDRKKKAIDFDGDRVGEIAESIARFLGTGKYLAYQTIIVLAWVALNIGGFWWNWDPYPFILLNLAFSTQAAYAAPLILLAQNRQEDRDRAAVAEDRRRAEETKADTEFLAREIAGVRAIVSEAVTRDYLRHELEDLTDVLNRIEERFYEATDADHEEPENSSDKSQSAD encoded by the coding sequence ATGGCCAAAGATTTCACTTCGGATCAGCCCCGTGAGGCCACACTGGCTGATCGCAGTACGAAGGAACGCCACGTAAAAGACCGAACCCGCCTCGATACCCCAGTCGTCGACCGCAAGAAAAAGGCAATCGATTTCGACGGTGACCGCGTCGGCGAGATCGCCGAGTCCATTGCCCGCTTCCTCGGTACAGGTAAGTACCTGGCGTATCAGACGATTATCGTCTTGGCCTGGGTGGCTTTGAACATCGGCGGATTTTGGTGGAATTGGGATCCGTACCCGTTCATCCTGCTGAACCTGGCGTTTTCCACGCAGGCGGCGTACGCTGCACCTCTTATCCTTCTGGCGCAGAACCGCCAGGAGGACCGTGACCGCGCCGCAGTGGCCGAGGATCGCCGCCGGGCAGAGGAGACAAAGGCCGATACCGAATTCCTGGCTCGCGAGATTGCCGGTGTGCGTGCAATCGTGAGCGAGGCTGTTACCCGAGACTACCTCCGCCACGAACTCGAAGACCTCACCGACGTGCTCAACCGTATCGAGGAGCGCTTCTACGAGGCGACCGATGCCGACCACGAGGAGCCGGAAAACAGTTCCGACAAATCGCAGTCTGCGGACTAA
- a CDS encoding O-methyltransferase produces the protein MSDTSSSSSPLTALDAVVQHVNATTPQSDAIGRAVESAREYGVAVPDAMTGAFLTAMMSLASARRTGHPAAVIASPAAGVVGLHLMAGLADDGVLTCIDPELEHQALAKQAFRDAGIRPNRQRFLPSPPTEVMDRLAPSSYDLVYLDVEPSAILAAQEKAWPLLREGGVLVIPGALLDGTVEDASRTDRDTAAARLADQQLLELEGARVVRLPIAAGATILVKG, from the coding sequence GTGTCCGATACCTCTTCCTCCTCTTCCCCGCTGACCGCCCTCGATGCCGTCGTGCAGCATGTCAATGCCACGACTCCGCAGTCCGATGCGATTGGCCGTGCCGTCGAGAGTGCCCGCGAATACGGCGTCGCCGTACCCGACGCCATGACCGGCGCCTTCCTGACCGCCATGATGTCGCTCGCCAGCGCGCGCCGCACGGGGCACCCCGCCGCAGTCATTGCCTCCCCCGCCGCTGGTGTCGTAGGCCTGCACCTCATGGCCGGGCTTGCCGACGATGGCGTCTTGACCTGTATCGACCCTGAACTCGAGCATCAGGCACTCGCTAAGCAGGCGTTCCGGGACGCGGGTATCCGCCCGAATCGCCAGCGATTCCTTCCCTCGCCCCCAACTGAGGTCATGGATCGACTGGCGCCGAGCTCCTACGATTTGGTCTACCTGGATGTCGAGCCGTCCGCGATTCTCGCAGCTCAGGAAAAGGCCTGGCCGCTGCTCCGCGAAGGCGGCGTGCTGGTCATTCCGGGGGCGCTGTTGGACGGAACAGTAGAGGATGCCTCCCGCACCGATCGCGATACCGCTGCCGCCCGCCTGGCCGACCAGCAGCTCCTCGAGCTCGAAGGAGCTAGGGTGGTTCGTCTGCCAATCGCAGCGGGCGCAACAATCCTGGTCAAGGGCTAG